CCAAAGAAGCCATTGACAATCGGCGCCCATATGAATGGCGACGACTTGATGAACAACCACTTCCAGCAATCAGAAGCGATTTACAAAGCGAAGGATGTCTATAAGGAAGTAGCTGCAGAATATGCGAAACTATCAGGACGCAGCTATGATATTCTCGACCTATATAAAATGGAAGATGCAGATGTTGCCTTGTTCCTGTTGAATTCGGCAGCAGAATCTGCCAAGGATGTTGTTGACAGACTTCGCGAGAAGGGAATCAAAGCCGGCGTCATCAGTCCAAACATCATTCGCCCATTCCCGGCACAGGAAATCAGGGAAGCATTGAAAAATGTGAAATCACTTCTTGTAGGTGAGCGTGCTGATTCCTACGGAGGAAATGGTCCTAATCTTACACACGAAATTAAATCAGCACTTCAGGAAGATAAGAGCAATGCGACAATCGTCCAGAGCAGAGTGTTTGGGCTTGGCGGCAAAGATTTCTATGCAGATGATGCGGAAGCATTTTTCACCATGGCGGTTGATGCAATGGAAAAAGGTTACGCAGAAAAGCCGTTCGACTACTATGGACACGTTGCTGGAGATCCTGAAAAGGTATTGAAGCAGGTCATTGAACCGCAGCACGGGGATGTCTATAAGTCAGGGCTGATCCAGGTATCAAGGGATGAAGAAAAAAATAAATTGAATGTCAAAATTCCGCCTTTAAGAGCTTTGACTTCCAAGCCGAAACGTATTGCATCAGGACATGGTGCATGCCCCGGCTGCGGAATCTTTGGCGGATTGGAGCTGTTCTTTAAAGGGATTGAAGGAGATCTCGTCATTCTTTTCCAAACTGGTTGTGCGTACGTTGTTACAACAGCGTATCCTCATACATCTCATAAGCAGACGACAATCCATAATCTGTTCCAGAATGGAGCGGCAACGTTATCAGGAACGCTTGAGGCCTTCCTTGAACTGAAGCGACGCGGCGAAATCGAAGTGTCTGCAGATGCAACCTTCGTGATGGTTACCGGTGATGGCGGTATGGACATCGGAATGGGATCGGCTATTGGTACAGCACTTCGCGGTCACAAGCTGATCATGCTTGAATACGATAATGAGGGTTATATGAATACTGGTTCACAGCTGTCCTATTCCACGCCTTTCGGACACATGACGAGCACATCTAACGTAGGAAAGGCACAAAAGGGTAAGGCATTCCACCATAAGGATACAGCCCAGATCATGGCAGCTACCAATATCCCTTATGTATTCACTGGGACAGAAGCTTTCCCGCAGGACCTTGTGAAGAAGGCTGCAAAGGCACAGTGGTATGCGCAAAATGTAGGCACAGTTTACGGTAAGCTATTGATCACATGCCCGCTCAACTGGAAATCAGAGGACCGATTTGGCCAGACAATTGTCGAAGCAGCAGTGAATTCGAACTTCTTCCCGCTTTATGAGGTGGAACAAGGAATTACAAACATCACTTATGATCCAGAAGCCAAAAACAAGAAAATTCCGTTGGCAGACTGGTTGAAGTATATGGGTAAAACCAAGCATCTTTTGAAAGAAGAAAATAAGGATATGCTTGTGGAATTTGAAGAAGAAGTCGAGAAAAGATGGCAGCGCCTGAAGGCTAAGCATGAGAACGAATACCTATAAAATACGAAGAGAAGCCATTGACCTGGCTTCTCTTTTTCATAGAGCAAGCCGTCACTGCCAGACTATGTTGAATAATCCCTCGCTGGAAAGTTTGCGGATCTTCAGAAAATAATCGCGACTTTAAAGGGATTTTTACCATCCATGTAGAAATTACTAGAAAAATGGGAATCCGGCAAGGAGGCTTTCTGGTGAGTAGTGCTAGCATGGCAGATGAAATTAAGGCACTGAAGGAAAAAATAGCCGCTTTAGAACAAGAAAATTCCTCATTAAAAGAGAAGTTCAATAATGATCAGAGAACAGCATCTGACTCTTTTGTATATATGGTCCCTGCAGAAGGCCGGGCTACAAATTTTACTGAAAAAATCATTACGGATGATGGTTTGTTAAAAATTTTTTTCATGGAAACATTGGATGGAATCGTGTTTTGGGGCAAGTGCGGGAAAATCATTGAAGTAAATGAAGCAACCTGTAAAATTTTTGGGCTCACTCATGACGAAATGTTAAAACATAAAATATCAGACTTCATTTATCAAAAAGACGAGAAATATAAAGCGATGAAACAAACGATCAATGAAAAAGGAGCATTGCGTGAAGAAGCGTTCTTTCTTCTGCCGAATGGGGAGAAGAGGCTGCTCGAATTTACTGTAAAGCTTAATGCCGGCGATGGCTATCACATGACAATTGTCCGTGATGCCAGTGACCGTTATCATATGGAACAGCAGCTCCGGAAAAGTGAAGAGCGTTTCAGGAGAATTTTTGAAGGATCGCTTGAAGGAATGATTCTTTGGGATGAAGATTGTAAACACTACGAGATTAATCCTTCAGGTTTAGAAAAACTCGAATTGAAGCCTGAGGACCTGAAAGAGGAAAACTTTAGGATGCTTTTCATGAATCTGGGACTTTCCGAAGAATTAATTGATGAAAAGTTACAGGCACTGCTTCGAAAAGGGAGGCTGGACGGCAGGATTACCATTCCCTATGAAGATGGCCGGATGAAGCATTTTGAATACAGTATCAAACGTCATTTGGTCGATAACTTGAATCTCGTTGTTTTCAGGAACATCACTGAAAAAATTGAGATGGAAGCCCAGCTGCATAAATCAGATACTCTTAATATGTTAGGGGAACTGGCTGCAGGCATCGCTCATGAAATCCGCAATCCGATGACAGCTCTAAAAGGGTTCATCCAGCTGCTAGAGAGCAGCTCGGGTGATGCTTATTCGCTATATTTCCAGGTAATCAAGACCGAACTGCAAAGGATTGATTCAATCATCAATGAATTCCTGGTTTTGGCAAAACCTCAA
The window above is part of the Mesobacillus jeotgali genome. Proteins encoded here:
- a CDS encoding thiamine pyrophosphate-dependent enzyme — encoded protein: MSILEENVKAMSTAEQVTTFESGNEMAAMAAAQINYHIMGYFPITPSTEVAQYLDMMKSRGEHDIKLIPADGEHGSAGICYGAAATGARVFNATSANGLMYMLEQLPVQSGTRYPMVLNLVTRSISGPLDIRGDHSDLYFALNTGWVILTARTPQAVYDMNIMALKIAEHSDVRLPVMVAYDGFFTSHQKRKVNYFKDRAIVQRFVGEAPTEYNFARDPKKPLTIGAHMNGDDLMNNHFQQSEAIYKAKDVYKEVAAEYAKLSGRSYDILDLYKMEDADVALFLLNSAAESAKDVVDRLREKGIKAGVISPNIIRPFPAQEIREALKNVKSLLVGERADSYGGNGPNLTHEIKSALQEDKSNATIVQSRVFGLGGKDFYADDAEAFFTMAVDAMEKGYAEKPFDYYGHVAGDPEKVLKQVIEPQHGDVYKSGLIQVSRDEEKNKLNVKIPPLRALTSKPKRIASGHGACPGCGIFGGLELFFKGIEGDLVILFQTGCAYVVTTAYPHTSHKQTTIHNLFQNGAATLSGTLEAFLELKRRGEIEVSADATFVMVTGDGGMDIGMGSAIGTALRGHKLIMLEYDNEGYMNTGSQLSYSTPFGHMTSTSNVGKAQKGKAFHHKDTAQIMAATNIPYVFTGTEAFPQDLVKKAAKAQWYAQNVGTVYGKLLITCPLNWKSEDRFGQTIVEAAVNSNFFPLYEVEQGITNITYDPEAKNKKIPLADWLKYMGKTKHLLKEENKDMLVEFEEEVEKRWQRLKAKHENEYL
- a CDS encoding ATP-binding protein yields the protein MSSASMADEIKALKEKIAALEQENSSLKEKFNNDQRTASDSFVYMVPAEGRATNFTEKIITDDGLLKIFFMETLDGIVFWGKCGKIIEVNEATCKIFGLTHDEMLKHKISDFIYQKDEKYKAMKQTINEKGALREEAFFLLPNGEKRLLEFTVKLNAGDGYHMTIVRDASDRYHMEQQLRKSEERFRRIFEGSLEGMILWDEDCKHYEINPSGLEKLELKPEDLKEENFRMLFMNLGLSEELIDEKLQALLRKGRLDGRITIPYEDGRMKHFEYSIKRHLVDNLNLVVFRNITEKIEMEAQLHKSDTLNMLGELAAGIAHEIRNPMTALKGFIQLLESSSGDAYSLYFQVIKTELQRIDSIINEFLVLAKPQSIKFEYTDISKIMNETVSLLTAQAVLHDVQIKTIYDGELPDLMCEPNQLKKVFINIIKNAIEVMSKGGFVTVTVSQAPGNRIHICIKDEGEGIPAEQIKKLGEPFYTTKERGTGLGLMVSFKIVEEHGGTIEIESEVGHGTIFHIYLPVTKETSD